The Fluviicola sp. DNA window CTTCCCATTACTTCCACAAAGAACACCCGGTGATGACTCGAAGCCGTATCCCGTATCTTGTCGACCGCTTCAACAACCGTATTCAAACAGGTATCGTATCCTATTGTAAAGTCTGTGCCATGAATATCATTATCTATTGTTCCCGGTAATCCGATCACCGGAATGTCAAATTCCCGGGTTAAAGCCATTCCCCCGGCATAAGTTCCATCGCCGCCAATAAGGATTAGTCCTTCTATCTGGTGTTTTTTTAAATTGGCAACAGCCTCTTCTCGTCCTTCAGCAGTTTTAAAAGCATCGCTTCTGGCAGTTCCGAGAATGGTACCTCCCAAATGGATAATGTTATTTACATCCTTATAAGTTAAGGGACGAATCCGATCTTCAATCATTCCTTTATATCCGTCTTCTATCCCGAATACTTTCAGGCCTTTCCCGATACCGGCTTTCACAACCGCACGAATACACGCATTCATACCCGGGGAATCTCCTCCCGAGGTCAAAACCCCAATTCTTTTCAGTCCACTCATAACAGGTATAAATTTAAGTGCTTACTTTTATATATAGTATAACTCGTTTATGGAATTATTTCACCTGATGCATCTCTTTGTCATGATGTTGTTTCAACGCGGACATAAAAGGTACAGCAATCTGTCGGACCTGGAGCTGATACAGCTTTATAAACAGGAAGAAAATGTGTTTACCATACCTTTATTATATGAGCGTTATAGTCATTTGGTATTAGGAACCTGCATCAAATACCTGAAACGCTATGAAGATGCGGAGGACACAACCATGAAAATCTTCGGAGAATTGAATCAGAAAATTGAGAAACACACGATCCAGCATTTCAAATCCTGGTTATACCAGGTTACTAAAAATGAGTGCCTGATCCATCTGCGCAAGCAAAAAACACATCAAACACCTATTCATGAAAACCTGCTGCAGGCAGAAACAGCCGAAACGGAAGAACTTCATGAAAAGGAATCCAGGCTGACAAAACTGGAACAAGCTATCCAACATTTAAAGGATGAGCAGCGAATCTGCATCGAATTGTTCTATTTAAAGGACAAAAGCTACCAGGAAATTAGTGATGAATTGAATATTCCTTTAAATAGTGTGAAAAGTTCGATTCAAAATGGAAAAAGAAATTTAAAAATCTGGATGGAAAGTCATGAAGAATAAAGATTACATATCCCGAAACGAATTTGAGAAGCTCTTACAGCATTTCCCGAAGGAAGATTCCAATGAACATCTGAGCGATTTTGACCGTGATGCACTTGAAGGATGGAAGCAATCCAATGTACCGTTTTCGAAAATGAAACAACTGGACCGCAAAATGAACTTCCCCAAAATCAATTTTACTCCTTATCTATTAGGTGTATCTATTTTGGCCCTTGGGATCCTCGCATTTTTCCTGCTTCGCAATCCTTCGGCAACCGTTGCAAACAAAAAACCGTTGCTTGTGAAGGTTGAAAATACGGATATTCACATTCCGGAGGAGATCGATACATTGAAAGCAATTCCTCAAAAAGACCAGATTACCGTGCGGGAAATAAAAACTTCTCAAACGGAGATCAAAAACATTCCGGCGGAAACTAAAAAGGAAGAACTAATCGATATTCCCTTCCCCCAATTGGTTCTGGAACCGCTTCCTCCCGTGATTGAGCAAAAACCGGTGACGGTATCCAGGCAGAAAATTGCCAAGGAAATCTATCTGCAGGACCTGAAAGCGATTGATTATTCCCAATACAGGACCAAGCCAAGTGTTCAGATCGAACAGATCATCCTTACCGGAGTTCCCGCCGATCAGAAAGACAAAGACGATGTAGTTCCGGAAGAACCGCAAAGGAAACTGGTGAACATTCCTTATATGGACTACCTGGATAAATCCCTCAACTACACGAACAGGGGAAAATGGAAACAGGCACTTTCCCGTTTCAATGAAATCCTTAAAAATTACCCGGATGATGTGAATGCCCGTTTTTATGCCGGTTGGTGTTATTACAATCTGGGACAATATAACGAAGCCTGCGTAAACTTTTCCGCCTGTCTGCAACTGGAATTTTCCAATTTCAATGACGAGGCAGAATGGTACTTGGCAGAAAGCCGCCTGGCGAACGGTGATAAGAACAGCGCAAAAGAATTATTTGTCAAAATCAGGAACCAAAAAGGATTTTACTCCAAACAGGCTGAAAAAGTATTGAAAACCTGGAAATAATGAACTCATAAAATACGTTATCTTACCGGAATCAAAGTGGCCGGTAACTGTCCGGTTGTTTTGGAAAATGGGTTAGTGAAGGGAAAGCACACTAAGAAATCCTTCCCTGAATTTGGTTTCATCATTAAAAACAAACACCATGAAGAGAAAAGCAGAAGCCGTTTGGAACGGAACAATCAAAGAAGGAAGCGGACACATTACCACGCAAAGTACCACCTTGAACAAAACACAATATTCGTTCAATTCCCGTTTTGCTGAGGGAGTCGGTACAAACCCGGAAGAATTACTGGCTGCAGCACATGCAGGTTGTTTCACGATGAAACTGAGTGCCGATCTGACAGAAGCCGGTTACAATCCGGAAGAATTGAGAACCAGTTCAAGCATTACGCTGGATAACGGAAAAATTACACTTTCGGCATTGAAGTTAACGGCAAAAATACCCGGAATTTCCAACCATGAATTCCAAAAAATTGCACAGGGAGCAAAAGAAAACTGTCCGGTAAGCGGAGCTTTTAGTTTCGAATTGACTTTGGAGGCAGAATTGATCTCCTAAAAATCTTCTTCATGAATTCCTTCCTGCTAAAAAAGTGGGAAGGAATTAACCGTTTTTCGTTTTTATTCGTTAATCTAACAGGTATTTAACGAACACTATGAACGAACTGACATCCCTTTTCAAAACATTCTGCAAACAAGCTATTGCAGATCGCACCACACCGCTAACGGATCTGCAAAAACAGCACATCGTAGACTCATTGAAGAATTCACCCTTCAGAAGCGTCGTCCAGGCTTACTCCGTGCTTGACTTTCAAACTTATGAGCATTTAGCCGCAGAAGGATTCGACACCTATTTCGGTTATCAGAATCAGGAAATAACTGCCGAAAAAATTCTTGAGATTGTGCATCCGGAGGACCAGGAGGCTTTTGGAAAGTTGTATTACCTCTGCCTGGAAGGATTGATGAACATGCCGATAAGCACCAAAGGAATCGGGCATTTTTGTATTTCTTACCGTATGCGCGATGCAAATGGAAATTACCACAAAATACTGGAGACCAACAACATTCTGGAGTGTGACGCGGCAACCAATATTCCGCTTGTCAATCTTGCACAGATTTCTGTACCGATCGAACCACCCAAAAGTAACCTGGTCAATTATTTCTTCAAGATCAAAGATGAAGCAAACAGTGTGGAGATAATGCACGGTTACCTGAGCCAATACAATTCCAGAGTAAACATCTTTACAGACAACGAAATCAAAATCTGTCAATTGCTGAAACAAGGAATGACCAGTCAGCAAGTTGCCGACAGAATTTTCCTCTCCAAGCATTCCATTGACAAATACCGGAAAAACCTGCTTGCAAAAACTGAAACATCCAATACACCTCAACTAATTGCCTACCTGGAAAATATCAACGTCATTTAATTTGTGAAGAAGTACTATTTATGGTATTGACCCGTGGAAAATTCTGTTTTAGATTTGGTTCAACTGCAGTTTTCAATAGCGGCGCACACCGAAAAGCCTTAACAGAGTAGGTAACCATTATTTAGTACCATATTTATGAAATCACTTTTTACATTAGTAATCCTGGCAGCAGGATTAACCTGGACAGCCCATGCTCAAAACTGGAGTACGGCCGTCAATTCCGGAGGAGCAAA harbors:
- the pfkA gene encoding 6-phosphofructokinase, whose translation is MSGLKRIGVLTSGGDSPGMNACIRAVVKAGIGKGLKVFGIEDGYKGMIEDRIRPLTYKDVNNIIHLGGTILGTARSDAFKTAEGREEAVANLKKHQIEGLILIGGDGTYAGGMALTREFDIPVIGLPGTIDNDIHGTDFTIGYDTCLNTVVEAVDKIRDTASSHHRVFFVEVMGRASGYIALNSAIASGAESVLIPETLTDIELLAREIKNQNKGIRSSIIIVAEGDEEGGAKEIMEKVKPFLEGYELRYSVLGHIQRGGSPSASDRILATRMGAKAVDLLIEGKKSVMIGQIGKDLVFQNILEGTTGNVPKDDSGIELLKSLLTKG
- a CDS encoding OsmC family protein, yielding MKRKAEAVWNGTIKEGSGHITTQSTTLNKTQYSFNSRFAEGVGTNPEELLAAAHAGCFTMKLSADLTEAGYNPEELRTSSSITLDNGKITLSALKLTAKIPGISNHEFQKIAQGAKENCPVSGAFSFELTLEAELIS
- a CDS encoding sigma-70 family RNA polymerase sigma factor: MELFHLMHLFVMMLFQRGHKRYSNLSDLELIQLYKQEENVFTIPLLYERYSHLVLGTCIKYLKRYEDAEDTTMKIFGELNQKIEKHTIQHFKSWLYQVTKNECLIHLRKQKTHQTPIHENLLQAETAETEELHEKESRLTKLEQAIQHLKDEQRICIELFYLKDKSYQEISDELNIPLNSVKSSIQNGKRNLKIWMESHEE
- a CDS encoding LuxR C-terminal-related transcriptional regulator, whose amino-acid sequence is MNELTSLFKTFCKQAIADRTTPLTDLQKQHIVDSLKNSPFRSVVQAYSVLDFQTYEHLAAEGFDTYFGYQNQEITAEKILEIVHPEDQEAFGKLYYLCLEGLMNMPISTKGIGHFCISYRMRDANGNYHKILETNNILECDAATNIPLVNLAQISVPIEPPKSNLVNYFFKIKDEANSVEIMHGYLSQYNSRVNIFTDNEIKICQLLKQGMTSQQVADRIFLSKHSIDKYRKNLLAKTETSNTPQLIAYLENINVI
- a CDS encoding tetratricopeptide repeat protein; protein product: MKNKDYISRNEFEKLLQHFPKEDSNEHLSDFDRDALEGWKQSNVPFSKMKQLDRKMNFPKINFTPYLLGVSILALGILAFFLLRNPSATVANKKPLLVKVENTDIHIPEEIDTLKAIPQKDQITVREIKTSQTEIKNIPAETKKEELIDIPFPQLVLEPLPPVIEQKPVTVSRQKIAKEIYLQDLKAIDYSQYRTKPSVQIEQIILTGVPADQKDKDDVVPEEPQRKLVNIPYMDYLDKSLNYTNRGKWKQALSRFNEILKNYPDDVNARFYAGWCYYNLGQYNEACVNFSACLQLEFSNFNDEAEWYLAESRLANGDKNSAKELFVKIRNQKGFYSKQAEKVLKTWK